The proteins below are encoded in one region of Peribacillus muralis:
- a CDS encoding PTS transporter subunit IIC translates to MRRGNKLSRKAYINDRMYRASTGIANAVLVTLGIGLLFESIGGYLGWEVFLAIGGAAKVLLAPALGAGIAYQLGGNSLIIFSAMASSAVGGAAIHRTAEGAFTIVTGQPLSAVLAAVIATYVGKRLIGKTKLDIMAIPLGAVLVGGVSGYGLALVTTPLLTWLSGQITAAVGGSPLIGSMVIALVWSVLLMTPASSAALAIALQLDPVSSAAALIGCTVQFVGFTVMSYKDNDMGGFLAQMVVTPKVQFPNLIKKPLYVVPPFIAAIICAPIATMAFDFQVPYELGGMGLSSMIAPIAIITGQGLYTFLVYVAVGMVLPALITLALHRVLKLMGKVKPGDLHLEVS, encoded by the coding sequence ATGAGGAGAGGAAATAAATTGAGCAGGAAAGCATATATCAACGATCGAATGTACAGGGCATCTACAGGAATAGCCAATGCAGTTTTGGTTACGTTAGGAATCGGGTTATTATTTGAATCCATTGGAGGGTATTTAGGCTGGGAGGTCTTCCTTGCAATAGGCGGAGCCGCAAAGGTCCTGCTTGCACCTGCGCTTGGGGCAGGCATTGCCTATCAGCTTGGAGGGAATTCATTGATCATCTTTAGCGCAATGGCTTCGAGTGCGGTTGGCGGTGCTGCGATTCACAGAACGGCAGAGGGGGCTTTCACGATCGTTACGGGGCAGCCATTAAGTGCCGTCCTGGCAGCAGTCATTGCAACCTATGTAGGTAAGCGTCTAATTGGCAAAACAAAGTTGGATATCATGGCGATTCCTTTGGGGGCAGTTCTTGTCGGCGGGGTTTCCGGTTATGGACTTGCTCTTGTAACCACACCATTGCTAACTTGGTTAAGCGGTCAAATCACCGCAGCCGTTGGAGGGTCGCCTTTAATCGGATCCATGGTCATCGCCTTGGTATGGAGCGTTTTATTGATGACACCAGCTTCATCCGCTGCCCTTGCGATCGCCTTGCAATTAGATCCCGTTTCCAGTGCAGCAGCTTTAATCGGCTGTACCGTTCAGTTTGTCGGGTTCACTGTCATGTCTTATAAAGATAATGATATGGGCGGTTTCCTGGCGCAGATGGTCGTTACGCCAAAAGTCCAGTTTCCCAATTTAATCAAAAAGCCATTATATGTCGTCCCCCCTTTCATTGCGGCAATCATTTGTGCCCCGATCGCTACCATGGCATTTGATTTTCAGGTACCGTATGAGCTTGGGGGCATGGGGTTAAGTTCAATGATTGCCCCGATAGCCATCATTACAGGGCAAGGATTGTATACATTCTTGGTTTATGTAGCTGTGGGCATGGTCTTGCCGGCATTGATCACCCTTGCCCTGCATCGAGTGCTGAAGCTGATGGGTAAAGTGAAACCGGGCGATCTTCACTTGGAAGTATCATAA
- the gdhA gene encoding NADP-specific glutamate dehydrogenase, producing the protein MTTSLKVDHEELQVAKEYVRHVYAQVKERNPHESEFHQAVKEIFLSLVPVFAKHPIYMKNGILQRLVEPERMINFRVSWVDDLGNVQVNRGFRVQFNSAIGPFKGGLRFHPTVNSSIIKFLGFEQIFKNSLTGQPIGGGKGGSDFDPKGKSDSEIMRFCQSFMSELSRYIGPDTDVPAGDIGVGAREIGYLFGQYKKMQGSYHAGVLTGKGLSYGGSLARTEATGYGTVYFVEEMLKDKGLQFHGSTVVVSGSGNVSIYAMEKAKQLGAKVVACSDSNGYIYDEKGLNLDTIRQLKEVGRKRLSEYVHSHPDAEYNEGSYGIWSVPCDIALPCATQNEIDEEAAKLLIKNNVKAVGEGANMPSTLEAIDVFLNHGILFGPAKAANAGGVAVSALEMAQNSARMPWTFEEVDAKLQAIMKNIYKNSVEAADEYGEPGNLVVGANIAGFLKVADAMLTQGIL; encoded by the coding sequence ATGACAACTTCACTAAAAGTCGATCATGAAGAATTACAGGTAGCCAAAGAGTACGTAAGACATGTATACGCGCAGGTTAAGGAACGTAATCCACATGAAAGTGAATTCCATCAAGCCGTCAAAGAAATATTCCTTTCGCTTGTCCCCGTATTTGCAAAGCATCCCATATATATGAAAAATGGAATATTACAAAGATTGGTTGAACCAGAACGAATGATCAACTTCCGCGTTTCCTGGGTCGATGACCTGGGCAATGTCCAAGTTAATCGCGGTTTCCGCGTTCAATTCAACAGTGCAATCGGTCCATTCAAGGGCGGCCTGCGCTTTCACCCCACAGTCAATTCAAGCATCATAAAGTTTCTTGGTTTCGAGCAAATCTTTAAAAATTCTCTTACAGGCCAGCCGATCGGAGGAGGAAAAGGCGGATCGGATTTCGATCCGAAAGGCAAATCGGACTCGGAAATCATGCGCTTTTGCCAAAGCTTCATGTCCGAGCTCAGTCGTTATATCGGGCCCGACACAGACGTACCAGCTGGTGATATAGGCGTTGGCGCAAGGGAAATCGGTTATCTTTTCGGCCAATATAAAAAGATGCAAGGCAGCTACCATGCCGGTGTTTTAACTGGTAAAGGATTAAGCTATGGCGGAAGCTTGGCCCGTACCGAAGCGACTGGTTATGGGACAGTATACTTCGTCGAAGAGATGCTTAAGGACAAAGGGTTACAATTCCATGGAAGCACGGTTGTCGTTTCAGGATCAGGCAATGTTTCCATTTATGCGATGGAGAAAGCTAAGCAATTGGGCGCTAAAGTCGTTGCCTGCAGTGATTCCAACGGCTACATTTATGATGAAAAAGGTTTGAACCTTGATACGATTAGACAGTTAAAAGAAGTGGGACGAAAAAGATTGAGTGAGTATGTCCATTCACACCCGGATGCGGAGTACAATGAAGGCAGCTATGGGATTTGGTCCGTACCATGCGATATCGCCCTTCCTTGTGCCACACAAAATGAAATTGATGAAGAAGCGGCAAAATTGCTGATCAAAAATAATGTGAAAGCGGTCGGCGAAGGTGCCAACATGCCTTCGACCCTTGAGGCAATTGATGTATTCCTTAATCATGGCATCCTTTTTGGGCCTGCAAAAGCGGCAAATGCAGGCGGGGTAGCCGTTTCTGCACTTGAAATGGCTCAAAACAGTGCAAGAATGCCTTGGACGTTCGAAGAAGTCGATGCCAAATTGCAAGCCATCATGAAAAACATCTATAAAAACAGTGTAGAAGCGGCAGATGAATACGGTGAGCCTGGCAACTTGGTTGTTGGTGCCAATATTGCTGGATTCCTTAAAGTGGCGGATGCCATGCTCACTCAAGGGATACTGTAA
- the rbsB gene encoding ribose ABC transporter substrate-binding protein RbsB — protein sequence MKKIVSIIMVLSLMVLAACSMDSGLKDDKKEKKDSVKGVKIGVSISTLNNPFFVSLKDGIEKEAKEKGMKVTVVDAQDDTAKQISGIEDLILQKVDVLVVNPTDSAAISSAVQSANDEGIPVITIDRSSDEGDIETFIASDNVAGGELAAEYLVKELGEKAKVVELEGVSGASATRERGKGFHNLADKQLDVVTSQTAEFDRTKGLNVMENILQGNKDIQAVFAHNDEMALGAIEAIKAAGKDIIVVGFDGNDDALKAVESGELKATVAQQPALIGEEAVNAAEKILKGDKVEKTISVPLKLVTKE from the coding sequence ATGAAAAAAATCGTATCGATCATCATGGTTCTTTCTTTAATGGTCTTGGCGGCATGCTCAATGGATTCGGGTCTGAAAGATGATAAAAAAGAAAAGAAAGACTCTGTAAAAGGCGTAAAAATCGGTGTCAGCATTTCCACTTTAAATAATCCTTTCTTCGTTTCATTAAAGGATGGGATTGAAAAAGAGGCAAAAGAAAAAGGCATGAAGGTTACAGTCGTAGATGCCCAAGATGATACGGCTAAACAAATTAGCGGAATTGAAGACTTAATCCTTCAAAAGGTGGATGTCCTTGTAGTGAATCCGACAGACTCTGCGGCAATTTCTTCAGCCGTTCAATCTGCAAATGATGAAGGGATTCCTGTCATTACGATTGACCGCTCATCAGATGAAGGCGATATCGAAACATTCATCGCCTCCGATAATGTCGCTGGTGGGGAATTGGCTGCGGAATACCTAGTGAAAGAGCTTGGTGAAAAAGCTAAGGTAGTTGAGCTTGAAGGTGTATCTGGAGCGTCTGCAACTCGTGAACGTGGAAAAGGCTTCCATAATCTTGCGGACAAGCAATTAGATGTCGTGACAAGCCAGACGGCAGAATTCGACCGGACAAAAGGTCTTAACGTAATGGAAAATATTTTGCAAGGAAATAAAGATATCCAAGCGGTATTCGCACATAATGATGAAATGGCATTAGGTGCCATTGAAGCAATCAAGGCAGCAGGCAAGGATATCATCGTGGTAGGCTTCGATGGCAATGATGATGCATTGAAGGCTGTCGAGAGCGGTGAACTAAAAGCTACAGTTGCCCAGCAACCTGCTTTGATTGGTGAAGAGGCGGTCAATGCGGCTGAAAAGATCTTGAAAGGCGACAAAGTCGAAAAAACCATTTCCGTACCGCTGAAATTGGTCACAAAAGAATAA
- a CDS encoding lysoplasmalogenase, with protein sequence MFTKWLPAAIVITGLAYIFVIPEEPLLLKISCKVIPMILILLYASKTGAKGKRYPFLILLGLFFCMLGDGLLIWFLIGLSAFLIGHLFYIAAFLKSWNFSWRRFATILPIAIYSTIIGREIIRSLIETGENGLIIPVIGYVTVISLMGWTAIMTRNNAAIIGGILFVISDSILAWNKFIDVIAFSGPLIMLTYYAAQFFIAASIRSSPSFSLANALKDETPIR encoded by the coding sequence ATGTTTACGAAGTGGTTGCCTGCGGCGATCGTCATTACGGGACTAGCCTATATTTTCGTCATACCTGAAGAGCCGTTGCTTCTGAAAATCAGCTGTAAAGTGATTCCGATGATATTGATTTTGCTTTACGCCAGCAAAACCGGAGCGAAAGGGAAACGATATCCATTCCTGATACTCCTTGGATTATTCTTTTGCATGCTTGGGGACGGCTTATTGATCTGGTTCCTTATCGGCCTTTCCGCCTTCTTGATCGGCCATCTTTTCTATATTGCAGCCTTCCTGAAATCATGGAACTTTTCCTGGCGCCGATTCGCCACGATACTGCCGATTGCCATTTACTCGACAATAATCGGTCGGGAAATTATCCGTTCCCTGATTGAAACAGGTGAGAATGGCCTCATCATCCCTGTAATCGGTTATGTGACGGTCATCTCCCTCATGGGCTGGACGGCCATCATGACCAGAAATAACGCTGCAATCATCGGCGGGATTCTGTTCGTGATTTCCGATTCCATCCTAGCTTGGAACAAATTCATTGACGTTATTGCTTTTTCCGGTCCACTGATCATGCTTACCTATTATGCCGCCCAATTTTTCATTGCTGCCAGCATTCGCAGCAGCCCATCCTTCAGTTTGGCGAATGCCTTGAAAGATGAGACCCCAATCCGGTGA
- a CDS encoding alpha/beta fold hydrolase, whose translation MTFFDVEEGVRLFYEEKGQGRPIIFIHGVWMSSRFFTKQLPYFSQNYRTILLDLRSHGKSNEVHYGNTVSVYAKDLHAFISKRKLKDVILVGWSMGAFVVWDYLKQFGGGNVHSTVIVDELASDFKWPDFEIGAFDMGTLIAFMTEIQTNRTPFLQTFLSSMFKNELSGEDADWMLEEVTRMPESIASSILFDQSIVDYRDFLPKINVPTLLCFGRQEKVIPVAAGEHLHEHIPNSQLVIFEDSCHCPFLEESDLFNQTVEDFIQKGIGETEG comes from the coding sequence ATGACATTTTTTGATGTGGAAGAGGGCGTCCGGCTCTTCTATGAAGAAAAGGGGCAGGGACGTCCGATCATTTTTATCCATGGGGTATGGATGAGCAGTCGCTTCTTTACTAAGCAGCTTCCATACTTCTCACAAAACTATCGAACGATTCTGCTTGATTTGAGAAGCCATGGCAAGTCGAACGAGGTTCATTACGGAAATACGGTCTCCGTATATGCAAAGGATCTACATGCATTCATTAGTAAACGGAAACTGAAGGATGTCATCCTTGTAGGTTGGTCGATGGGGGCTTTTGTCGTCTGGGATTACCTGAAGCAATTCGGCGGGGGAAATGTTCATTCAACAGTGATCGTCGATGAGCTGGCATCTGATTTTAAATGGCCTGATTTTGAGATCGGTGCTTTTGATATGGGCACGTTGATAGCCTTCATGACGGAGATCCAAACGAATCGCACCCCTTTTTTACAAACATTCCTTTCCTCCATGTTTAAAAATGAATTATCCGGGGAGGATGCAGACTGGATGCTTGAGGAAGTAACCAGAATGCCTGAATCGATTGCCAGCAGCATTCTATTTGACCAATCAATCGTTGATTATCGTGATTTCCTGCCCAAAATCAACGTTCCCACCCTTCTTTGTTTCGGAAGGCAAGAAAAAGTGATTCCGGTTGCTGCAGGGGAGCATTTGCATGAACATATCCCTAATTCCCAACTCGTAATCTTTGAAGATAGCTGCCATTGCCCTTTTCTGGAAGAAAGCGATTTGTTTAATCAAACCGTGGAGGACTTTATTCAAAAAGGAATAGGAGAAACTGAAGGATAA
- a CDS encoding class I SAM-dependent rRNA methyltransferase: MGKEIDIKVKAKYASKMGKGFPLIAKESISNLHDLQEEGSLVRLVDENKRFLAKGYYGKQNKGYGWVLTKSENEKIDQPFFSGKIRAAVEFRNPYFQDPETTAFRVFNGEGDGIGGLIIDHYDGHYVISWYSKGIYSFKEYIIKALQDTVEVKSIYQKKRFDTKGQYVEEDDFVMGEQPEFPLLVKENGVQFAVYLNDGAMVGVFLDQRDVRRKIRDDYAKGKTVLNMFSYTGAFSVFAALGGAIKTTSVDLANRSLPKTIEQFSVNGIDPKTQNIVVMDVFKYFKYAVKKELKFDMVILDPPSFAKSKKFTFSAGKDYTNLLKDTIAITEDEGVIIASTNCSTFDMKKFKSFIEAAFRESNGKYEIIEQFSLPADFKTSPEYKEGNYLKVVFIRKIKG; this comes from the coding sequence ATGGGAAAAGAAATAGATATAAAAGTGAAAGCCAAGTATGCAAGCAAAATGGGCAAGGGCTTTCCGCTGATCGCTAAAGAGTCGATATCCAATCTTCATGATCTTCAGGAAGAGGGGTCTTTAGTGCGTTTGGTCGATGAGAATAAACGCTTCCTCGCAAAGGGATATTACGGGAAACAAAATAAGGGCTATGGCTGGGTATTGACCAAAAGTGAAAATGAAAAAATCGATCAACCCTTTTTTAGTGGGAAGATCCGGGCAGCCGTTGAATTCCGTAACCCTTATTTTCAAGATCCTGAGACGACCGCTTTCCGTGTGTTTAACGGGGAGGGCGATGGGATTGGCGGTTTGATCATCGATCATTATGACGGTCACTATGTCATCAGCTGGTATAGCAAAGGGATCTATTCGTTCAAGGAATACATCATCAAGGCATTACAGGATACCGTCGAGGTCAAATCGATTTATCAGAAGAAACGCTTTGATACGAAGGGGCAATATGTCGAAGAAGACGATTTCGTTATGGGCGAGCAACCGGAATTTCCGCTTCTTGTAAAGGAAAACGGAGTCCAGTTCGCTGTTTATTTGAATGATGGCGCCATGGTCGGTGTCTTCCTTGATCAGCGTGATGTCCGACGGAAAATCCGAGATGATTATGCAAAAGGGAAAACGGTGCTGAATATGTTCTCCTATACGGGAGCATTTTCCGTGTTTGCCGCTTTGGGCGGTGCGATTAAAACAACAAGCGTCGACCTTGCGAATCGCAGCTTACCGAAGACGATCGAGCAGTTCAGCGTGAACGGTATAGATCCCAAAACGCAGAACATTGTCGTGATGGATGTATTCAAGTATTTTAAATATGCAGTGAAGAAAGAGTTGAAATTCGACATGGTCATCCTCGATCCGCCGAGCTTTGCCAAATCGAAGAAATTCACATTCAGCGCTGGAAAAGATTATACGAATCTATTGAAGGATACCATTGCGATTACGGAAGACGAAGGAGTCATCATCGCATCGACTAATTGCAGCACGTTTGACATGAAGAAATTCAAGAGCTTCATCGAAGCGGCCTTCAGGGAAAGTAACGGGAAGTATGAAATCATCGAGCAATTCTCATTGCCGGCTGACTTCAAAACAAGTCCGGAATATAAGGAAGGCAACTATTTAAAAGTGGTCTTCATCAGGAAAATCAAAGGGTGA
- a CDS encoding class F sortase has translation MNKLIHFACFTLIAIILVSGTIYVKQLMVQASETKEQDRKPVKEMQEENLKNRVTLAEEFTVLKEHKTEKKPLNKKFTGIIPTDITIPSIDVKASIEQVGLLETGEMDAPSTEDGVAWFEPGAKPGVKGNAVLAGHVDSKTGPAIFYHLKALEKGDEITVKDKQGTQLTFVVTNKQSYPRDKAPLNEIFGYSTGRHLNLITCTGTFDRSKGTHQERLVVYTELKAEEAMQLENEAKLPDAPTNVKISGNLLSWYAVREGNIIGYRIYKKVPGGTFTHIGSISEYERKSYVDKNILNAHYYVTAVNEYGQESAPSSMAK, from the coding sequence ATGAATAAACTAATTCATTTCGCTTGTTTTACCTTAATAGCCATTATTCTAGTGAGCGGAACGATTTACGTGAAACAATTAATGGTTCAAGCATCAGAAACTAAAGAGCAGGATAGGAAACCCGTTAAAGAAATGCAAGAGGAAAATTTAAAAAATCGTGTCACACTAGCAGAAGAATTTACTGTATTAAAGGAGCATAAGACAGAAAAGAAACCGCTCAATAAAAAATTCACTGGAATTATCCCGACAGATATAACCATTCCTTCCATTGATGTGAAAGCTTCAATTGAGCAAGTCGGTTTATTGGAAACCGGTGAAATGGATGCCCCTTCCACTGAAGACGGCGTGGCTTGGTTTGAACCTGGCGCAAAACCAGGGGTGAAAGGAAACGCAGTATTGGCAGGGCATGTAGATAGTAAGACAGGGCCCGCCATTTTTTATCATTTAAAAGCCCTCGAAAAAGGCGATGAAATTACGGTTAAAGATAAACAAGGAACACAACTCACATTTGTGGTGACAAATAAACAAAGCTATCCACGAGACAAAGCCCCTCTTAACGAAATCTTCGGATATAGCACAGGGCGCCATTTGAATTTGATTACATGCACAGGCACCTTCGACCGATCAAAAGGCACGCATCAAGAACGATTGGTCGTATATACAGAATTGAAAGCAGAAGAGGCGATGCAGCTTGAAAATGAAGCCAAACTGCCTGATGCACCAACGAATGTAAAAATAAGCGGGAATTTGTTATCCTGGTATGCCGTACGTGAAGGAAATATCATTGGTTACCGAATATACAAAAAAGTGCCTGGCGGAACATTCACGCATATAGGGAGCATATCAGAGTACGAACGTAAAAGTTATGTAGATAAAAACATCTTAAATGCTCATTACTATGTAACAGCGGTTAATGAATATGGCCAAGAATCAGCTCCATCCAGCATGGCTAAATGA
- a CDS encoding dicarboxylate/amino acid:cation symporter — MKSFFKNYRSSLILLTAIIIGGIAGVVFGEKTSVIQPLGDLFLNLMFTIIVPLVFFSIASAIANMSGMNRLGKIMGSIVIVFLTTAALAAVIGFIGTTIINPLEGTDTTAIKELMENSSPEEKIEEVSFFSQLVNTVTVSDFPELFSRSNMLQLIVFSVLVGLSTALAGEKARPITEFLTAGTAVMMKVVKIVMYYAPIGLGAYFATIIGQLGPQILEGYARTFILYIVLALIYYFAFFTLYAFLAGGKDGVKLFWKNALAPSITAIATCSSAACIPVNLESVKKMGVPKDIAETVIPLGANTHKDGSVFGGVLKIVFLFSLFGKDMTSISSILSILAVAFLVGAVMGAIPGGGMIGEMLILSVFGFPVEVLPIIAVISTIIDAPATLLNSTGNTVCAMLVSRLVEGKNWLKQAFVKEDSAV, encoded by the coding sequence ATGAAGAGTTTTTTTAAAAACTATCGATCGTCATTGATCCTACTCACTGCCATCATTATCGGCGGGATAGCGGGCGTCGTTTTCGGTGAGAAGACCTCGGTCATACAACCGCTGGGAGACTTATTTCTAAACTTGATGTTCACGATCATCGTGCCATTAGTATTTTTCAGCATCGCTTCAGCCATTGCCAATATGAGCGGAATGAACCGCTTAGGCAAAATCATGGGCAGCATCGTGATCGTTTTCCTGACGACAGCCGCTTTGGCTGCCGTGATTGGTTTCATTGGGACAACCATCATCAACCCTTTGGAGGGCACAGATACGACAGCCATCAAGGAATTGATGGAAAACAGTTCTCCTGAGGAAAAAATTGAAGAAGTTTCTTTCTTCAGTCAACTTGTCAACACGGTAACGGTGTCCGATTTTCCAGAACTGTTCTCTAGAAGCAATATGCTCCAGCTTATTGTTTTCTCGGTGTTAGTTGGACTTTCGACTGCACTTGCCGGGGAGAAGGCTAGACCGATCACTGAATTTTTGACAGCTGGAACGGCTGTCATGATGAAGGTCGTTAAAATCGTCATGTACTATGCACCAATTGGACTTGGGGCTTATTTTGCGACGATCATCGGACAGCTCGGGCCGCAGATTTTAGAAGGCTATGCGCGCACCTTCATTCTTTATATCGTCCTAGCTTTGATTTATTATTTTGCCTTCTTCACTTTGTATGCCTTTCTCGCAGGTGGGAAGGATGGCGTTAAATTATTTTGGAAAAATGCCTTGGCGCCATCAATTACAGCCATCGCTACGTGCTCCAGTGCCGCATGCATTCCAGTCAATCTGGAATCAGTCAAGAAAATGGGCGTGCCAAAGGATATTGCGGAAACGGTCATTCCACTCGGAGCCAACACTCATAAGGATGGGTCCGTATTTGGCGGGGTTCTGAAAATCGTTTTTCTATTCAGCTTATTCGGTAAGGATATGACAAGCATTTCAAGCATATTGAGCATCCTTGCCGTTGCCTTTTTGGTTGGTGCTGTCATGGGCGCCATTCCTGGGGGAGGGATGATCGGGGAAATGCTGATTCTGAGCGTATTCGGCTTCCCGGTTGAAGTTTTGCCGATCATTGCGGTTATATCCACGATTATCGATGCACCTGCTACACTGCTGAACTCAACAGGAAACACAGTTTGTGCCATGCTCGTGTCCAGGCTCGTCGAGGGCAAGAACTGGTTAAAGCAAGCTTTTGTTAAAGAAGATTCGGCCGTTTGA